CTCAACGACCGCCGGCGCCGCGTCGAGGAGCGCCGCCAGGAAACCGAACGCCAGCGGCACGAGCTGGAACTGCTCCGCGCGGAACGCGACCGCGAACGCGTGACCGACGAACGCTTCGCGAAGTCCGTCGAGCTGCTCGGCTCCGAGGCCGACCAGGTCCGCGTCGGCGCGATGCACGCGCTCGCCGGGCTCGCCCGCGGCAATCCCGGCTACACCCAGACGGTGCTGGACGTGCTCTGCTCCTACCTGCGGCGCCCCTTCCCCCACCCGGCGTACGGCGACGACACCGACGAGGCCGACGCGAACCGCGAGCACCAGGTGCGGCTGACGGCGAAACGGCTGATCCGGCACCTGCTGCCGCACGTCTCCACACCCGACGCACCCGTGTACGACCTCGACCTGACCGGTGCCAGGGTGACGCGGCTGAACCTGTCCGAACGGGTCGTCGGTCAGGTCCTGCTGGAGCACGCGGAGCTCCAGCACGTCACCCAGCTCATGGGTACGCGGTTCCGCCGGCGCGCCTACTTCACCGGGGTCCGGCCCGGCGACGGCCTGTACCTGACCGGGGCCGAGTTCGAGGACACCGCGGTCTTCTC
The sequence above is a segment of the Amycolatopsis viridis genome. Coding sequences within it:
- a CDS encoding pentapeptide repeat-containing protein, whose amino-acid sequence is MEDRRGPLLVTILTAVALLAGVSGWLLTDPATSRADALRTGGLASGAVVALYALWLNDRRRRVEERRQETERQRHELELLRAERDRERVTDERFAKSVELLGSEADQVRVGAMHALAGLARGNPGYTQTVLDVLCSYLRRPFPHPAYGDDTDEADANREHQVRLTAKRLIRHLLPHVSTPDAPVYDLDLTGARVTRLNLSERVVGQVLLEHAELQHVTQLMGTRFRRRAYFTGVRPGDGLYLTGAEFEDTAVFSEMVSAHDVVLDGARFRAGLSLAGAEVAGRLSLRDAAVDGGLYLSGARFTGDADLRLAREPGTVDFAGAEVDQAREVRLPATWSLEPSAGGRARLG